Proteins encoded within one genomic window of Candidatus Nezhaarchaeota archaeon:
- a CDS encoding YfcE family phosphodiesterase encodes MVKRALALGDFHIPERAYWVPEELEKEVTRESYDVVLCTGDLTTGELLSWLQRLAPEVYVVKGNMDYVKLPLQLVVDIEGLRVGLYHGAGVRPRGDPVKLAIKAKQVNAEVLVTGHTHYSYVTFVKEYGVVIVNPGSATGVWGGDERASLTPSFAVMSIKSRELFVELKELRGSHFEVKKYQFQF; translated from the coding sequence ATGGTTAAAAGGGCCTTGGCATTAGGCGACTTTCACATACCAGAGAGAGCATATTGGGTGCCCGAAGAGCTGGAGAAGGAAGTTACCAGGGAGAGCTATGATGTAGTGCTTTGCACTGGCGATTTGACGACTGGTGAATTATTATCATGGCTTCAAAGATTAGCACCTGAAGTCTATGTAGTAAAAGGTAACATGGATTACGTGAAGTTACCTCTTCAACTTGTCGTCGATATTGAAGGCTTAAGGGTGGGATTGTATCATGGAGCAGGAGTGCGTCCTAGAGGTGACCCAGTTAAGCTAGCAATTAAGGCAAAGCAAGTTAATGCTGAGGTATTAGTTACTGGTCATACTCATTACTCCTACGTAACATTCGTGAAGGAATATGGAGTTGTAATAGTGAACCCAGGTTCAGCAACAGGTGTTTGGGGCGGTGATGAGAGGGCTTCGCTTACACCAAGCTTTGCAGTTATGAGCATTAAGAGTAGGGAGCTGTTCGTTGAACTGAAGGAGCTAAGAGGATCTCATTTTGAGGTGAAAAAGTATCAGTTTCAATTTTAG
- a CDS encoding amino acid-binding protein, which produces MWKNIVKKFEESPAKLKVVRLLVENGLRIGENGKIYCGDIEIPDMKIARVLNVDRRVVRETVKYIMKDEVLRKVFTMLRPAGALLRDVATLFGYGVLEIRADPSAIGIIAGVSQALAKASISIRQIHAEDPDLNPDPKLIVITEKPVPGEVIQEILKVPNVKSVTIIQR; this is translated from the coding sequence ATGTGGAAGAACATTGTTAAAAAGTTTGAAGAATCCCCAGCAAAGCTGAAGGTTGTCAGGCTGCTTGTAGAGAATGGGTTAAGGATAGGAGAAAATGGCAAGATCTACTGTGGGGATATCGAGATACCCGATATGAAGATAGCTAGGGTCTTAAACGTTGATAGAAGAGTTGTCAGAGAAACTGTAAAGTACATAATGAAGGATGAGGTTTTGCGAAAGGTCTTCACGATGTTGAGACCTGCAGGAGCCTTACTTAGGGATGTTGCGACGCTTTTTGGTTATGGAGTTCTCGAAATTAGGGCTGACCCTAGCGCTATTGGGATAATAGCAGGCGTGTCCCAAGCATTGGCTAAAGCTAGCATAAGCATACGGCAAATTCACGCCGAGGATCCAGACCTAAACCCAGATCCTAAGCTGATAGTGATAACTGAAAAGCCAGTACCAGGAGAAGTTATCCAAGAAATCTTGAAGGTACCTAACGTGAAGAGCGTGACCATAATTCAAAGGTAG
- the hypD gene encoding hydrogenase formation protein HypD, producing MRSLLPRGLEVRAGPGCPVCVTSVAEIRAAIDLALSKNVVLTTYGDMFRVPDARGMSLMKAKARGADVRIVYSIADSISIAKKLKREVVHFAIGFETTAPTTAIELMKGAPENFSLIVSHRLIPPAMEHLLKSGDIAIGGFICPGHVSTIIGSEPYVPIAKKYGKPMVIGGFEPLDVLASLVMLLEQIRDGRSDVEIEYTRSVRREGNVKARRIMMEVFRPCNGDWRGIGIIPMSKLELKKEFEHYDALKRFDIEVTAEGDMPKGCRCADVLKGLIYPWECPLYNKACTPINPIGPCAVSVEGACYIAMKHGIKSAEDVFT from the coding sequence TTGAGGAGTTTACTGCCTCGAGGTCTTGAAGTTAGAGCAGGTCCTGGTTGCCCGGTATGTGTTACGAGCGTTGCTGAGATTCGAGCAGCCATAGACCTCGCCTTATCTAAAAATGTTGTCCTTACAACCTATGGTGACATGTTCAGGGTCCCAGATGCTAGGGGTATGTCCCTCATGAAAGCCAAGGCTAGGGGTGCTGACGTTAGAATCGTCTATAGTATAGCAGACTCTATAAGCATCGCTAAGAAACTTAAACGCGAAGTGGTGCACTTTGCCATAGGTTTCGAGACGACAGCCCCCACAACGGCTATAGAGTTGATGAAAGGAGCGCCTGAAAACTTCAGCTTAATAGTAAGTCATAGACTCATACCACCGGCTATGGAGCACCTACTCAAAAGCGGTGATATAGCCATAGGGGGCTTCATATGCCCAGGTCATGTGTCGACTATTATAGGCTCAGAGCCCTACGTACCTATAGCCAAGAAGTATGGGAAGCCGATGGTGATAGGCGGCTTTGAGCCCTTAGACGTCCTGGCATCGCTTGTCATGCTACTTGAACAGATAAGGGATGGTAGAAGTGATGTCGAGATAGAGTATACCAGGAGTGTTAGAAGAGAAGGAAACGTTAAGGCGAGGAGGATTATGATGGAAGTCTTTAGGCCGTGCAATGGTGATTGGAGGGGCATTGGCATCATACCGATGTCTAAGCTAGAACTTAAGAAAGAGTTTGAACATTACGATGCTTTAAAACGATTCGACATAGAGGTGACGGCTGAGGGGGACATGCCAAAGGGATGTAGGTGTGCTGACGTCCTGAAAGGCTTGATATATCCTTGGGAATGCCCACTTTACAATAAAGCTTGCACGCCAATAAATCCCATAGGTCCATGTGCTGTTAGCGTAGAAGGAGCCTGCTACATAGCTATGAAACATGGCATAAAGAGTGCTGAAGATGTTTTCACTTAA
- a CDS encoding HypC/HybG/HupF family hydrogenase formation chaperone, whose amino-acid sequence MCLAVPGKVIEVREDRALVDFGGAKREVILSLLDKEVRPGEYVLVHAGYAIQVLDQEEAEETLRLWREIVKAINLEL is encoded by the coding sequence ATGTGTTTAGCAGTGCCAGGTAAAGTTATTGAGGTTAGGGAGGACAGGGCTCTCGTAGACTTTGGGGGTGCTAAGAGAGAGGTTATACTATCTCTTTTAGACAAGGAAGTGAGACCTGGAGAATACGTATTAGTCCATGCAGGTTACGCCATTCAGGTGCTGGATCAAGAAGAGGCTGAAGAAACTTTGAGACTTTGGAGGGAAATAGTTAAGGCAATAAACTTAGAGCTGTAG
- a CDS encoding FKBP-type peptidyl-prolyl cis-trans isomerase translates to MPLQKGDFVLVDYVMRVKDTNEVIDLTIEEVAKKEKVYREDGVYEPALIILGEGWILKGVEEELYKMDVGESRVIEVPPDKGFGERDPNKVKVVNARELTRRGITPRVGARVELDDGVAIVRRAEGGRVVLDYNHPLAGRTITCEIKVVKKIEDVREKIRELVHVRIKRVDKEKFKIDLSSDGVVTIELPPEAFTYEGLQYAKRGIAIDISRYIPGVSAVKFIETYTLRQAKAERKEEEGGQEKVKEGQA, encoded by the coding sequence ATGCCTTTACAGAAGGGGGATTTTGTGCTTGTTGATTACGTGATGAGAGTTAAGGACACCAATGAGGTCATAGACTTGACAATAGAAGAGGTTGCAAAGAAAGAGAAAGTCTATAGAGAGGACGGAGTGTATGAGCCCGCTCTGATAATCCTTGGCGAAGGCTGGATTTTAAAGGGCGTCGAGGAGGAGCTCTACAAAATGGATGTTGGCGAGAGCAGGGTAATCGAAGTACCTCCAGACAAGGGCTTTGGTGAGAGAGATCCGAACAAAGTCAAAGTAGTTAATGCAAGAGAGCTTACGAGACGTGGAATAACTCCACGAGTGGGGGCTAGAGTTGAGCTAGATGACGGAGTAGCGATCGTGAGAAGAGCTGAAGGTGGGAGAGTAGTCTTAGATTATAATCATCCTCTTGCTGGTAGAACGATAACGTGCGAAATAAAGGTTGTGAAGAAGATCGAGGACGTAAGGGAGAAGATAAGAGAGCTAGTGCACGTGAGGATTAAAAGGGTCGACAAGGAGAAGTTCAAGATAGACTTGTCAAGTGATGGGGTTGTTACCATCGAGCTACCCCCTGAAGCATTCACTTATGAGGGGTTACAGTATGCTAAGAGGGGTATAGCTATTGACATTAGCCGATACATACCTGGAGTAAGTGCTGTCAAATTTATCGAGACGTATACATTGAGACAAGCGAAGGCGGAGAGGAAGGAGGAAGAAGGGGGACAAGAGAAGGTGAAAGAGGGACAAGCTTGA
- a CDS encoding tRNA(Met) cytidine acetyltransferase TmcA, with protein sequence MLSKNLAEEIIYSIADGIRSFQRRMIVLCSSGDDKVEAAAQLVDLYIENINRTPSMLYVIDSFDERSLGVRGLKKFCESLKSKMDFRTITYLDTESVMGLTYDILILDVVEELIPNDLGRLIETVRGGGFIVLLAPPLSHWVKNVTRFQRKLLVPPHTTEDLKRFFTRRFINKLKEHRGIWVIDLESGYVNYNKPVGVRIGESKIELPPSPLFPKELYLMSKTNDQVKALLSMEAFLKEKRYVLVITANRGRGKSAILGLGLAGLLSTAKRRFNVVATSPSPYNVQVLFEFLEKGLERLGMKYEEERSKEELIREIRTRKGRVMYKEPYDAAFADAKMVVVDEAAGIPVHLLLKIKRNFKRAIFSSTVHGYEGAGRGFSVRFLSALRKESGRTPLLEISMKEPIRYAPEDPIEAWLYDALLLDAEPAKIEKEPVSIVYEKADLEKWFIEKENELREFIGIYVLAHYRNRPDDVALIGEAPHHFARLLRASDNNVIVAALHLAKEGGLGDEDIEHILAGFEPSGNVVPSLIVKYYPPYRYFAKLTGWRVVRIAVHPQLIDRGLGTLALRDLCDEAKKEGVDWVGAGFGATRDLLNFWIKNEFFPAHMSPTRNPSSGEYSVLVIRPISARAHKLMEIINNEFKLRFLNSLYDTYFDLEVDVARLLLHSPYGRSEVKLSLSKSQMARLRAYVNGMITYEAANDAIGKLVKAHFMLKSNRRVQLDQMEEELLIAKCLQGKGWSESAKSCGITPSKIKSAVRGIIARLWEGYGIEET encoded by the coding sequence ATGCTCAGCAAGAATTTGGCTGAAGAAATCATCTATAGCATTGCTGATGGGATTAGGAGCTTTCAGAGGAGAATGATAGTCCTGTGTAGTTCTGGAGATGATAAGGTTGAGGCTGCTGCTCAACTTGTTGACTTGTATATCGAAAACATAAACAGAACACCTTCGATGCTTTACGTTATTGATTCATTTGACGAGAGAAGCCTTGGAGTTAGAGGTCTTAAGAAGTTCTGCGAATCCCTAAAGAGTAAGATGGACTTTCGAACCATAACGTATCTCGATACCGAGTCGGTAATGGGCTTGACCTATGACATTTTGATCTTGGATGTCGTGGAGGAGTTAATACCAAACGATCTTGGGAGACTTATCGAGACCGTTAGAGGAGGAGGCTTCATAGTATTATTAGCTCCACCTTTAAGTCATTGGGTAAAGAATGTCACTCGCTTTCAGAGGAAGCTATTGGTTCCACCTCACACCACCGAGGACCTAAAGAGGTTCTTCACCAGGAGGTTCATTAACAAGCTTAAGGAGCATAGAGGTATTTGGGTTATTGATTTAGAGTCAGGATACGTCAACTACAATAAGCCTGTTGGGGTTAGGATCGGTGAGAGTAAGATAGAGTTGCCGCCGAGCCCTCTGTTCCCTAAAGAGCTCTACTTGATGTCTAAAACTAACGACCAGGTTAAGGCCCTCTTATCGATGGAGGCTTTCCTCAAGGAAAAGAGGTACGTCCTAGTCATCACTGCCAATAGGGGAAGGGGGAAGAGCGCTATTCTAGGGTTAGGATTGGCTGGTCTACTTAGTACCGCTAAGAGAAGGTTTAACGTCGTGGCAACCTCTCCATCACCCTACAATGTTCAAGTACTTTTCGAGTTCCTGGAAAAAGGTCTTGAAAGGCTGGGTATGAAGTATGAGGAGGAGAGAAGCAAGGAGGAGTTGATAAGAGAGATACGCACTCGAAAGGGTAGGGTAATGTACAAAGAGCCCTACGATGCTGCCTTTGCTGATGCTAAGATGGTCGTCGTTGATGAGGCTGCTGGCATACCCGTCCACCTGTTATTAAAAATTAAGAGGAACTTTAAGAGGGCAATTTTCTCATCAACAGTCCATGGTTATGAGGGGGCTGGTAGAGGGTTCAGTGTTAGGTTTCTATCAGCTCTTCGTAAGGAGAGTGGTAGGACCCCACTTCTCGAGATATCGATGAAGGAACCTATTAGATACGCCCCTGAAGATCCGATAGAAGCTTGGCTTTATGATGCATTGCTTCTTGATGCTGAGCCCGCGAAGATAGAGAAGGAGCCTGTTTCAATAGTTTACGAGAAGGCCGATTTAGAGAAGTGGTTCATTGAAAAGGAGAACGAGTTGAGAGAGTTCATAGGCATTTACGTTTTAGCTCATTACAGAAATAGACCGGATGATGTTGCATTAATAGGAGAGGCCCCACACCACTTTGCAAGGCTATTGAGGGCTAGTGATAATAATGTAATAGTAGCTGCTCTTCACTTAGCTAAAGAGGGAGGGCTTGGCGATGAGGACATAGAGCATATACTAGCTGGGTTTGAGCCTTCAGGAAACGTTGTCCCCTCACTAATCGTCAAATACTATCCTCCTTACAGGTACTTCGCTAAGCTTACTGGTTGGAGAGTGGTCAGGATAGCGGTGCATCCTCAGCTCATAGATAGGGGGTTGGGCACTCTCGCTCTTCGAGATTTATGCGACGAAGCTAAGAAGGAGGGGGTTGATTGGGTTGGAGCGGGCTTTGGCGCTACGAGGGATCTACTAAACTTCTGGATAAAAAATGAGTTCTTTCCGGCACACATGAGTCCAACACGAAATCCTTCTTCAGGCGAATACAGCGTTCTCGTTATTAGGCCTATCAGTGCAAGAGCTCATAAGTTGATGGAGATCATAAACAATGAATTCAAACTAAGGTTCCTTAACAGCCTTTACGATACATACTTTGACCTCGAAGTCGATGTAGCACGGCTGCTCCTTCATTCACCTTATGGTAGGAGCGAGGTTAAGTTAAGCTTGTCCAAGAGCCAAATGGCAAGGTTGAGGGCCTACGTCAACGGCATGATAACTTACGAAGCTGCTAATGATGCCATAGGGAAGCTTGTAAAGGCCCACTTCATGCTCAAGAGTAACAGGAGAGTTCAGCTTGATCAAATGGAGGAGGAACTGCTCATAGCTAAGTGCCTCCAGGGCAAGGGCTGGAGCGAATCCGCTAAATCCTGTGGAATTACTCCATCAAAAATTAAAAGTGCAGTTCGTGGAATTATAGCAAGGCTTTGGGAGGGCTATGGAATTGAAGAGACTTAA